In Oryza brachyantha chromosome 1, ObraRS2, whole genome shotgun sequence, the following are encoded in one genomic region:
- the LOC102722547 gene encoding PLASMODESMATA CALLOSE-BINDING PROTEIN 3-like — MAIRRLLVVLLVVVVLLIGVPPRGSEGAWCVCRPDVAEAALQKALDYACGHGADCAPVAPSGACYSPNTVAAHCSYAANSYFQRNGQARGATCDFGGAATLSSTDPSSGTCKYPATASAAGTSTGTGTVGTSTGAGTTTTTTTTSPGSATAATGGTPIMGGTFATPIGGASGPTTSAMNPDGNEAPSPSPGRLPLLCSIASLLLSSSLLAR, encoded by the exons ATGGCGATTCGGCGGCTGCTGGtggtgctgctggtggtggtggtgttgctGATCGGCGTGCCGCCCAGAGGATCGGAGGGGGCGTGGTGCGTGTGCAGGCCGGAcgtcgcggaggcggcgctgcaGAAGGCGCTGGACTACGCGTGCGGGCACGGCGCGGACTGCGCCCCGGTGGCGCCGAGCGGGGCGTGCTACAGCCCCAacacggtggcggcgcactGCTCCTACGCCGCCAACAGCTACTTCCAGAGGAACGGCCAGGCCAGGGGCGCCACCTGCGacttcggcggcgccgccaccctctcCTCCACTGACCCCA GCTCAGGAACCTGCAAATACCCTGCAACCGCAAG TGCGGCAGGGACAAGCACCGGAACCGGCACGGTGGGTACAAGCACAGGCGCCGGTACGACCACGACCACGACCACCACTTCTCCGGGCTCTGCAACCGCTGCCACGGGCGGCACGCCCATCATGGGGGGGACCTTCGCCACGCCAATCGGCGGCGCGTCTgggccgacgacgagcgccATGAATCCCGACGGCAACGAAGCACCGTCTCCGTCCCCtggccgcctccctctcctgtgCAGCATTGCCTCCTTGctgctctcttcctctctcttggCGCGCTAG